One Microbacterium sp. No. 7 genomic window carries:
- a CDS encoding TetR/AcrR family transcriptional regulator, translating to MLAQAIARTDKRRAILDAAGPVFGEHGYERASVDAIAAAAGVSKPTVYTYFGNKERLFRETMSDIARQVNEASYEAVVALDTHPERWRDSLRTLALALSRCGREGCAASLSRLVLAESRRDPTVFEEVRRAGAEPIREALAGRLAMLGNAGLLDVDDPAAAARHFIALTQAQLPELTVGGTAPGDERLIGESVDAGFEAFLRAYAVR from the coding sequence ATGCTGGCACAGGCGATCGCGCGCACCGACAAGCGCCGGGCGATCCTCGATGCCGCGGGCCCGGTGTTCGGCGAGCACGGATACGAGCGTGCGAGCGTCGACGCGATCGCCGCGGCCGCCGGTGTCTCCAAGCCCACGGTGTACACGTACTTCGGCAACAAGGAGCGGCTGTTCCGCGAGACGATGTCCGACATCGCCCGCCAGGTGAACGAGGCGTCCTACGAGGCGGTCGTCGCGCTGGACACGCATCCGGAGAGGTGGCGTGACAGCCTGCGGACGCTGGCGCTCGCGCTCAGCCGCTGCGGGCGCGAGGGCTGTGCGGCATCCCTGTCCCGTCTCGTGCTGGCCGAGAGCAGGCGCGACCCGACGGTGTTCGAAGAGGTGCGCCGCGCCGGCGCCGAGCCGATCCGCGAGGCGCTCGCCGGCAGGCTCGCCATGCTCGGCAACGCCGGCCTGCTCGACGTCGACGACCCCGCGGCCGCGGCCCGGCACTTCATCGCGCTCACGCAGGCGCAGCTCCCGGAGCTCACCGTCGGGGGGACGGCCCCCGGTGACGAGCGGCTCATCGGCGAGTCGGTGGATGCCGGCTTCGAGGCCTTCCTGCGGGCGTACGCGGTCCGCTGA
- a CDS encoding NAD(P)-dependent alcohol dehydrogenase: protein MNDALPATSRTSILNGAGTLAIEDRPVPRPAAGEVLVEVAAVGVCGSDVHYYRHGGIGDFRVESPLVLGHEASGRIRAVGEGVAADRIGERVSIEPQRHCRRCAQCLAGRYNLCPAMEFYATPPIDGAFTGFVTILAEFAHALPDAVSDEAGALLEPLSVAIATMRKAGIAPGSRVLIAGAGPIGIICAQTARAFGASEIIVSDLVAERRERALSYGATSAIDPAETDIARAGLAVDAFVDACGVPTAVDAGIRAVGPAGVAVLVGLGSPTMPLPVAHIQNFEIVVTGVFRYANTWPLAIELVARGLVDLDTLVTGRYGLDAVAEALESDSDPASLKSVVYPGRG from the coding sequence ATGAACGACGCCCTCCCCGCCACCTCGCGCACCAGCATCCTGAACGGTGCCGGGACCCTCGCGATCGAAGACCGCCCTGTTCCCCGGCCCGCGGCCGGAGAGGTGCTCGTCGAGGTGGCCGCCGTCGGCGTGTGCGGCTCCGACGTGCACTACTACCGCCACGGGGGCATCGGCGACTTCCGCGTCGAGTCGCCCCTCGTGCTGGGCCACGAGGCGAGCGGTCGCATCCGCGCCGTCGGCGAGGGCGTGGCGGCCGACCGGATCGGCGAGCGCGTCTCGATCGAGCCGCAGCGGCACTGCCGCCGCTGCGCGCAGTGCCTCGCCGGGCGGTACAACCTGTGCCCCGCGATGGAGTTCTACGCCACTCCCCCGATCGACGGCGCCTTCACCGGCTTCGTCACGATCCTCGCGGAGTTCGCCCACGCCCTGCCTGACGCCGTCTCCGACGAGGCGGGCGCCCTGCTCGAGCCGCTGTCGGTCGCGATCGCGACCATGCGCAAGGCGGGCATCGCGCCCGGGTCGCGCGTGCTCATCGCGGGCGCGGGGCCCATCGGCATCATCTGCGCGCAGACCGCACGGGCGTTCGGAGCCTCGGAGATCATCGTCAGCGACCTCGTCGCGGAGCGCCGCGAGCGCGCCCTGTCGTACGGCGCGACCTCGGCGATCGATCCCGCCGAGACCGACATCGCGCGAGCGGGCCTCGCCGTCGACGCGTTCGTCGACGCGTGCGGCGTGCCCACGGCGGTCGACGCGGGCATCCGCGCCGTCGGCCCCGCCGGCGTCGCCGTGCTCGTCGGTCTTGGCAGCCCGACGATGCCCCTGCCGGTCGCGCACATCCAGAACTTCGAGATCGTCGTCACGGGCGTCTTCCGCTACGCGAACACCTGGCCGCTCGCGATCGAGCTCGTCGCGCGCGGCCTCGTCGACCTCGACACGCTCGTGACCGGGCGGTACGGCCTCGACGCGGTCGCCGAGGCCCTCGAGAGCGACAGCGACCCGGCGAGCCTCAAGTCGGTCGTCTACCCCGGCCGGGGCTGA
- a CDS encoding ArsR/SmtB family transcription factor: protein MDAEPGLVEAAQLFKVLGNESRLWLLRLIGDEPRTVGALTEATGMSQPLVSQHLRTLRQAGLVSASRAGKEVVYRLDDLHVAHVVADALAHVREPAAGGVANEEHPSRQQKETA from the coding sequence ATGGACGCGGAGCCCGGGCTGGTCGAGGCGGCGCAGCTGTTCAAGGTGCTCGGCAACGAGTCACGGCTCTGGCTGCTGCGCCTGATCGGCGACGAGCCGCGCACGGTGGGGGCACTCACGGAGGCGACCGGCATGTCGCAGCCGCTCGTGTCGCAGCACCTGCGCACGCTGCGCCAGGCGGGGCTCGTCTCGGCGAGCCGCGCCGGCAAGGAGGTCGTGTACCGCCTCGACGACCTGCACGTCGCGCACGTCGTCGCCGACGCCCTGGCCCACGTCCGAGAGCCCGCCGCAGGCGGGGTCGCGAACGAGGAACACCCCTCACGGCAACAGAAGGAGACAGCATGA
- a CDS encoding SAM-dependent methyltransferase: MRDGDEYAAAASAYDLFAAAGREARLAAIDELVPRLRPEAGPVLDVGAGSGVHAARILDLLPGARVLALEPSRAMRSLALSRIAARPDWHPRVTVRPEDFFSASLPARIGGALLLGVIGHFDAGERAAVLAELAVRLPAGGAALLDLPRPERPRRIEPSAFTVATIGELTYRGIAEAWPVDAEVMRWRTTYLCLDGERVLTEDTAECDYRHPAPAVVAAEAGEVGLRLAPLADGTHWLAGRA, translated from the coding sequence GTGCGCGACGGTGACGAGTATGCGGCCGCGGCGTCGGCCTACGACCTCTTCGCCGCCGCGGGGCGGGAGGCGCGGCTGGCCGCGATCGACGAGCTCGTCCCTCGCCTCCGGCCCGAGGCCGGCCCCGTGCTCGACGTCGGCGCCGGCTCCGGCGTGCACGCGGCGCGGATCCTCGACCTGCTTCCCGGAGCGCGGGTGCTCGCCCTCGAGCCCAGCCGGGCGATGCGCTCCCTGGCGCTGTCGAGGATCGCGGCGCGGCCCGACTGGCATCCCCGTGTCACCGTGCGCCCCGAGGACTTCTTCTCCGCCTCTCTGCCCGCGCGGATCGGCGGGGCGCTCCTCCTCGGCGTGATCGGACACTTCGACGCGGGGGAGCGGGCCGCGGTGCTCGCCGAGCTCGCGGTGCGGCTCCCGGCCGGCGGAGCGGCGCTGCTCGATCTGCCGCGACCCGAGCGGCCGCGAAGGATCGAGCCGTCCGCGTTCACCGTCGCGACGATCGGGGAGCTGACGTACCGCGGCATCGCCGAGGCGTGGCCCGTGGACGCCGAGGTCATGCGCTGGCGCACGACCTATCTCTGCCTCGACGGCGAGCGCGTGCTCACCGAGGACACCGCGGAGTGCGACTACCGGCATCCGGCCCCCGCGGTCGTCGCCGCGGAGGCCGGAGAGGTAGGGCTGCGCCTCGCCCCGCTCGCCGACGGGACGCACTGGCTGGCAGGGCGCGCGTAG
- a CDS encoding TetR/AcrR family transcriptional regulator, with protein sequence MTEQSAPTRRRGPYAKTKAKRESIIDAALEVFAEAGYYAGSLRDIAAKADISEASIFHHFPNKASLLLAALEKNDQVAYGTIQDPRNIDFLHGVAHLTEELPKKPGHVEMYLRLAAEATAPSHPAHDYIAKRRDADRETLVEIFTRYDREGRYRSTLPYRDAATLLIAVYHGIQLQWLLNTEAVDIPALFRHQLELFVDLDRE encoded by the coding sequence ATGACCGAGCAGTCCGCACCGACGAGACGACGCGGCCCCTACGCGAAGACGAAGGCCAAGCGGGAGTCGATCATCGACGCCGCGCTGGAGGTGTTCGCCGAGGCCGGCTACTACGCGGGCTCACTGCGCGACATCGCGGCCAAGGCCGACATCAGCGAGGCCAGCATCTTCCACCACTTCCCCAACAAGGCCTCGCTCCTGCTCGCGGCGCTGGAGAAGAACGACCAGGTGGCCTACGGGACCATCCAGGATCCGCGGAACATCGACTTCCTGCACGGCGTCGCGCACCTCACCGAGGAGCTGCCGAAGAAGCCCGGGCACGTCGAGATGTACCTGAGGCTCGCCGCCGAGGCGACGGCGCCGAGCCATCCGGCGCACGACTACATCGCGAAGCGACGCGATGCCGACCGTGAGACGCTCGTCGAGATCTTCACCCGCTACGACCGCGAGGGACGGTACCGCAGCACGCTGCCCTATCGCGACGCGGCGACGCTCCTGATCGCCGTCTACCACGGCATCCAGCTGCAGTGGCTGCTCAACACCGAGGCCGTGGACATCCCCGCCCTGTTCCGGCACCAGCTGGAGCTGTTCGTCGACCTCGACCGCGAGTGA
- a CDS encoding cold-shock protein encodes MATGTVKWFNAEKGFGFIAPDDGSADVFAHFSAITGSGYRSLEENQKVEFEPERGQKGMQAANITVI; translated from the coding sequence ATGGCCACTGGCACCGTCAAATGGTTCAACGCCGAAAAGGGCTTCGGGTTCATCGCTCCCGACGACGGCTCCGCCGACGTGTTCGCGCACTTCAGCGCGATCACCGGCAGCGGCTACCGCAGCCTCGAGGAGAACCAGAAGGTCGAGTTCGAGCCCGAGCGCGGCCAGAAGGGCATGCAGGCCGCCAACATCACGGTGATCTGA
- a CDS encoding TetR/AcrR family transcriptional regulator, producing the protein MPKRVDHEERRRQIAAALLRVVARDGLEAVSLRHVAAEAGVTAGMVQHYFPSKVAMTGFAMRAASARYEERIEERLGRLGDDPAPRQVLGVLLGALLPADAAEEDDARVALAFQAFAATHPEAAVHLEEGNALLREHLAALLRATGCAGDPLPAATGLLAAAEGLGVHMLSSRLPAAQARAALERMIDAAAGPA; encoded by the coding sequence ATGCCGAAGCGCGTCGATCACGAGGAGCGCCGCCGGCAGATCGCCGCCGCGCTGCTGCGCGTGGTCGCGCGCGACGGGCTCGAGGCGGTCAGCCTGCGCCACGTCGCGGCCGAGGCCGGTGTCACCGCCGGCATGGTGCAGCACTACTTCCCCTCGAAGGTCGCCATGACGGGGTTCGCGATGCGCGCGGCGAGCGCGCGGTACGAGGAGCGCATCGAGGAGCGGCTCGGGCGGCTCGGCGACGACCCCGCCCCGCGACAGGTCCTCGGAGTCTTGCTCGGCGCCCTGCTGCCCGCCGACGCGGCGGAGGAGGACGACGCCCGCGTCGCGCTCGCGTTCCAGGCCTTCGCGGCCACGCACCCCGAGGCGGCCGTCCATCTGGAGGAGGGCAACGCGCTCCTGCGCGAGCATCTGGCGGCGCTCCTTCGCGCGACCGGCTGTGCGGGCGACCCGCTCCCCGCCGCGACGGGGCTCCTGGCCGCCGCCGAGGGGCTCGGCGTGCACATGCTGAGCTCGCGCCTCCCCGCCGCGCAGGCGCGCGCGGCGCTCGAGCGCATGATCGACGCCGCGGCCGGTCCCGCCTGA